The Moraxella haemolytica genome window below encodes:
- a CDS encoding glutamate 5-kinase: MRLRDEIDGEISQAFNTDLADAVKDFTGTHRTLIDDDWLLNGTNTHAVHSYSGRGVFSGFAASEIDGNTILQNDVKLICLQSQIERTPSVDDIINQMRVVAVSKDPADVVWVIQLRGV; the protein is encoded by the coding sequence ATGAGGCTAAGAGATGAAATTGATGGCGAAATCAGTCAAGCGTTTAATACCGACTTGGCAGATGCTGTCAAAGACTTCACAGGAACGCACAGAACGCTCATAGACGACGATTGGCTGTTAAATGGTACAAATACCCATGCTGTGCATTCATACAGCGGTAGAGGCGTTTTTAGTGGGTTTGCAGCGTCCGAAATTGACGGCAATACGATACTACAAAACGATGTTAAGCTCATTTGCTTACAATCACAGATAGAGCGTACGCCATCAGTTGATGACATCATCAATCAAATGCGTGTGGTGGCGGTATCAAAAGACCCTGCTGATGTGGTATGGGTTATTCAGCTAAGGGGTGTGTAA
- a CDS encoding phage tail terminator-like protein — protein MNSLEIERLIMSYFMKWEHFNQARTARANRNFTPPVSGIWYRISILGGINHIASLSDRPCVREVGTLIVQIFDDDGNGTKNIKQTADSLAKHLGCTMLDDLELLAPSVIDVGASGDYYQINVSVPYRYK, from the coding sequence ATGAACAGTTTAGAAATTGAACGGCTCATCATGAGCTATTTTATGAAATGGGAACATTTCAACCAAGCACGCACGGCAAGGGCGAACCGTAATTTTACACCGCCTGTAAGCGGTATTTGGTATCGCATCAGTATCTTAGGTGGTATCAATCACATTGCCAGTTTGTCAGACCGCCCTTGTGTGCGTGAAGTTGGCACGCTGATTGTGCAAATCTTTGATGATGACGGCAATGGCACAAAGAACATTAAGCAAACGGCGGACAGCTTAGCCAAGCATCTAGGCTGCACCATGCTTGATGATTTGGAGCTGTTAGCCCCTAGCGTGATTGATGTGGGGGCAAGTGGCGATTATTATCAAATCAATGTCAGCGTGCCTTATAGATACAAATAA
- a CDS encoding minor capsid protein — protein MKSLINLERLKTKLTDEFGIILKAVDAYLQKAIFNHEVKSLNAREIKQLTTNADRELQGLFGAYVDGLKANWRGLFSHRYKVQNDEAYKVFKKRLNTPKSLMAYADKVFDKPLHLTTNVGISLDELTKSFGENESERIIRAIRLAHSESLDNAKLIQMIRGSRANRYQDGILNISTRHAKTLAHTGTAIMASEAKQAFINDNKDIIKGIKVIATLDRRTSPICRHLDGQFMPLDKAVYPPYHFNCRSSFEIVHDGYTKPNNRASEFGVTENVSYYEWLKGQDKAYIQSVLGKRNAEIFLSDGMSADKFKRLGFDRVFMPMGLDELLNLETPPVKALYQKMKAAEPNITQDMTAIVKQVGVVLSGLEHRLKSQGSLQRKVASEVLQGKELDSVLPNIKDVIRYTVLLDEKSFVKQYQSLLDELEQAGYNVVRVKNTWKQGAMYKGINTFVEKDGVVFELQYHTQDSFALKNGKLHTLYEEFRLDDTSEARRAVLFFEMQSLSDKIRQPPNIDKIDDKK, from the coding sequence ATGAAATCTCTGATCAACCTTGAAAGGCTAAAAACCAAGCTAACCGATGAGTTTGGCATAATCCTAAAAGCGGTGGATGCCTATTTGCAAAAGGCGATATTCAACCATGAAGTCAAAAGCCTAAACGCTCGTGAAATCAAGCAATTAACCACAAATGCCGACCGTGAGTTACAAGGCTTGTTTGGGGCGTATGTGGACGGCTTAAAGGCAAATTGGCGGGGGCTGTTTAGTCATCGCTACAAGGTGCAGAATGACGAAGCCTACAAGGTATTTAAAAAGCGTCTAAATACGCCAAAATCATTGATGGCGTACGCCGATAAAGTTTTTGATAAGCCGCTACATCTAACTACCAATGTGGGCATCAGCCTAGATGAATTAACTAAATCATTTGGCGAAAATGAAAGCGAGCGGATTATCCGTGCCATACGCCTAGCCCATAGCGAAAGCCTAGATAATGCCAAATTAATTCAGATGATAAGGGGCAGTCGTGCCAATCGCTATCAAGACGGTATTTTGAATATCAGCACAAGACACGCCAAAACCCTTGCCCATACAGGCACGGCGATAATGGCAAGTGAGGCAAAGCAAGCCTTTATCAACGATAACAAAGACATCATCAAAGGCATTAAGGTCATCGCAACCTTAGACAGACGCACCAGCCCCATTTGTCGCCATTTGGATGGTCAGTTTATGCCACTAGATAAGGCTGTGTACCCACCTTATCACTTCAACTGTCGTTCATCTTTTGAGATTGTTCATGATGGCTATACCAAGCCAAACAACAGAGCGAGTGAATTTGGCGTAACCGAGAATGTCAGTTATTATGAATGGCTAAAAGGGCAAGATAAAGCCTATATCCAAAGTGTGCTTGGCAAAAGAAACGCCGAAATATTCCTATCCGATGGCATGAGTGCTGATAAATTTAAGCGGTTAGGCTTTGATAGGGTGTTTATGCCAATGGGGCTTGATGAGCTATTAAATCTTGAAACACCACCTGTTAAGGCGTTGTATCAAAAAATGAAAGCTGCTGAGCCCAACATCACCCAAGACATGACCGCCATTGTAAAACAAGTGGGGGTGGTGCTATCAGGGCTTGAACACCGCTTAAAAAGCCAAGGGTCATTACAAAGAAAGGTAGCGAGTGAAGTTTTGCAAGGTAAGGAACTTGATAGCGTTTTGCCAAACATCAAAGATGTCATTCGTTATACTGTATTGCTAGATGAAAAGAGCTTTGTTAAACAATATCAGTCTTTGCTTGATGAACTAGAACAGGCGGGGTATAATGTCGTCAGGGTTAAGAATACTTGGAAGCAAGGGGCGATGTATAAGGGCATCAATACCTTTGTGGAAAAAGACGGCGTTGTGTTTGAGTTGCAATACCACACCCAAGACAGCTTTGCCTTAAAAAATGGTAAATTGCACACACTTTATGAAGAGTTTCGGCTTGATGATACTAGCGAAGCAAGGCGTGCAGTGCTGTTTTTTGAAATGCAGTCCCTAAGTGATAAAATAAGACAACCACCTAACATTGATAAGATTGATGATAAAAAATGA
- a CDS encoding Rha family transcriptional regulator, translating into MNELVMVDDGQPKTTTLQIAQGLELKHKTVFQLVNSYLPDFMELGEVVFKQTNSAFEMRNSTQGRWTRYAELNEQQATFLMTLMRNSPKVIAFKKALVQAFFYARSLLQSETMELMQQHALLSDLKEREQAFASLCGKGLSDWKKRRDDLNTAILSVQKQMQPQLPFNRP; encoded by the coding sequence ATGAATGAATTAGTAATGGTTGATGATGGACAACCAAAAACAACAACCCTACAAATTGCACAGGGTTTGGAGTTAAAGCACAAAACTGTTTTCCAATTGGTAAATAGTTATTTGCCTGATTTTATGGAATTGGGAGAGGTTGTATTTAAACAAACGAATTCGGCATTTGAAATGCGAAATTCTACACAAGGTCGTTGGACGAGGTATGCTGAACTCAACGAACAGCAAGCCACGTTTTTAATGACCCTTATGCGAAACAGCCCCAAAGTGATTGCCTTTAAAAAAGCATTGGTGCAGGCGTTCTTTTATGCTCGCTCACTGCTACAAAGTGAAACCATGGAGCTAATGCAACAACACGCCTTGCTTAGCGACTTAAAAGAGCGTGAACAGGCGTTTGCCAGTTTGTGCGGTAAGGGTCTATCCGATTGGAAGAAAAGACGAGATGACCTAAACACCGCCATTTTATCCGTCCAAAAACAAATGCAACCCCAACTACCTTTCAACCGCCCTTAA